One genomic window of Magnolia sinica isolate HGM2019 chromosome 3, MsV1, whole genome shotgun sequence includes the following:
- the LOC131239427 gene encoding ATP synthase subunit alpha, mitochondrial, with the protein MEFSPRAAELTTLLERRMTNFYTNFQVDEIGRVVSVGDGIARVYGLNEIQAGEMVEFANGVKGIALNLENENVGIVVFGSDTAIKGGDLVKRTGSIVDVPAGKAMLGRVVDALGVPIDGRGALSDHERRRVEVKAPGIIERKSVHEPMQTGLKAVDSLVPIGRGQRELIIGDRQTGKTAIAIDTILNQKQMNSRGTSESETLYCVYVAIGQKRSTVAQLVQILPEANALEYSILVAATASDPAPLQFLAPYSGCAMGEYFRDNGMHALIIYDDLSKQAVAYRQMSLLLRRPPGREAFPGDVFYLHSRLLERAAKRSDQTGAGSSTALPVIETQAGDVSAYIPTNVIPITDGQICSETELFYRGIRPAINVGSSVSRVGSAAQLRAMKQVRGSSKLELAQYREVAALAQFGSDLDAVTQALPNRGARLTEVPKQPQYEPLPIEKQILVIYAAVKGFCDRMPLDRISQYERAIPSSIDPKLLQSLLEKGGLTNERKMEPDASLKESALQYT; encoded by the coding sequence ATGGAATTCTCTCCCAGAGCTGCGGAACTCACGACTCTTTTAGAAAGAAGAATGACAAACTTTTACACGAATTTTCAAGTGGATGAGATCGGTCGAGTGGTCTCAGTTGGAGATGGGATTGCACGTGTTTATGGATTGAACGAGATTCAAGctggggaaatggtggaatttgcCAACGGTGTGAAAGGAATAGCGTTGAATCTTGAGAATGAGAATGTAGGGATTGTTGTCTTTGGTAGTGATACcgccattaaaggaggagatcttgtCAAGCGCACTGGATCTATTGTGGATGTTCCTGCAGGAAAGGCCATGTTAGGCCGTGTGGTCGACGCGTTGGGAGTACCTATTGATGGAAGAGGGGCTCTAAGCGATCACGAACGAAGACGTGTCGAAGTGAAAGCCCCAGGGATTATTGAACGTAAATCTGTGCACGAACCTATGCAAACAGGGTTAAAAGCTGTGGATAGCCTGGTTCCTATAGGCCGTGGTCAACGAGAACTTATAATCGGGGACCGACAAACTGGAAAAACAGCTATTGCTATCGATACCATATTGAACCAAAAGCAAATGAACTCAAGGGGCACCTCTGAGAGTGAGACATTGTATTGCGTCTATGTAGCGATTGGACAGAAACGCTCGACTGTGGCACAATTAGTTCAAATTCTTCCAGAAGCGAATGCTTTGGAATATTCCATTCTTGTAGCAGCCACCGCTTCGGATCCTGCTCCTCTGCAATTTCTGGCCCCATATTCTGGGTGTGCCATGGGGGAATATTTCCGCGATAATGGAATGCACGCATTAATAATCTATGATGATCTTAGTAAACAGGCGGTGGCATATCGACAAATGTCATTATTGTTACGCCGACCACCAGGCCGTGAGGCTTTCCCAGGGGATGTTTTCTATTTACATTCCCGTCTCTTAGAAAGAGCCGCTAAACGATCGGACCAGACAGGTGCAGGTAGCTCGACCGCGTTACCCGTCATTGAAACACAAGCTGGAGACGTATCGGCCTATATCCCCACCAATGTGATCCCCATTACAGATGGACAAATCTGTTCGGAAACAGAGCTCTTTTATCGCGGAATTAGACCTGCTATTAACGTCGGCTCATCTGTCAGTCGCGTCGGGTCTGCCGCTCAGTTGAGAGCTATGAAACAAGTCCGCGGTAGTTCAAAACTGGAATTGGCACAATATCGCGAAGTGGCCGCCCTTGCTCAATTTGGGTCAGACCTTGATGCTGTGACTCAGGCATTACCAAATAGAGGTGCAAGGCTTACAGAAGTGCCCAAACAACCACAATATGAACCACTTCCAATTGAAAAACAAATTCTAGTGATTTATGCAGCTGTCAAGGGATTCTGTGATCGAATGCCACTAGACAGAATTTCTCAATATGAGAGAGCCATTCCAAGTAGTATAGATCCCAAATTACTACAATCCCTTTTAGAAAAAGGTGGGTTAACTAACGAAAGAAAGATGGAACCAGATGCTTCTTTAAAAGAAAGCGCTTTGCAGTACACATGA
- the LOC131238788 gene encoding ribonuclease TUDOR 1-like, whose product MISSGIKLFLQNLLKKIYFPASAKKAKDFLPFLQQSKRLPAVVDYVLSGHRFKLLIPKETCSIPFSFSGVRCPGRNEPFSDESIAFMRRKILQRDVEIEVETVDRTGTFLGSLWESKTNMAVVLLESGLARLQTAFGADRIPDSHLLAKAEQSAKNQRLKIWENHVEGQEATNGSSVAETKQKEVLKVVVTEVLGGGKFYVQTVGDQKVAIIQQQLASLTLQDPPVIGAFNPKKGDIVLAQFSADNSWNRAMVRLSLTTKSGSFYVLEKLVAITSCE is encoded by the exons atgatctcttctgGAATTAAATTGTTCCTTCAGAACTtgctaaaaaaaatatattttccgGCATCTGCAAAAAAAGCTAAAGATTTTTTGCCCTTCTTGCAACAGAGTAAAAGGCTACCCGCTGTTGTGGATTACGTCCTTAGTGGTCATCGGTTTAAATTGCTGATCCCCAAGGAAACTTGCAGCATTCCATTCTCCTTCTCTGGTGTTAGATGCCCCGGCCGCAATGAGCCTTTCTCAGATGAATCAATTGCCTTCATGAGAAGAAAGATCTTGCAGAGGGATGTAGAG ATTGAAGTCGAAACAGTTGATAGAACTGGAACCTTCTTGGGTTCTTTATGGGAATCAAAGACCAACATGGCTGTGGTTCTTCTAGAGTCTGGGCTGGCAAGGCTTCAAACTGCTTTTGGTGCTGACAGGATTCCTGATTCTCACCTACTTGCAAAGGCTGAGCAGTCTGCAAAAAACCAGAGATTGAAG ATTTGGGAAAATCATGTTGAAGGACAGGAAGCTACTAATGGGTCATCAGTGGCTGAGACCAAACAGAAGGAAGTGCTTAAG GTGGTGGTTACTGAGGTACTGGGCGGTGGTAAGTTTTATGTCCAAACAGTTGGAGATCAGAAAGTGGCTATTATTCAGCAGCAACTAGCTTCATTGACCCTCCAAGATCCTCCTGTCATTGGCGCTTTTAATCCTAAGAAGGGGGATATTGTCCTTGCTCAGTTCAGTGCAGATAATTCTTGGAACAGGGCCATGGTGAGACTCTCATTAAC